One Eurosta solidaginis isolate ZX-2024a chromosome 5, ASM4086904v1, whole genome shotgun sequence DNA segment encodes these proteins:
- the FRG1 gene encoding protein FRG1 homolog isoform X3, which translates to MKAKKHKRDKEQKAKENTKKRKTEIDEDALRHGGWWLTKNTPEITGTVAIEFGDRTYLKALDNGLFTLGTPHSEGEGPDPEEIFTAFPINDAKISIKSGYGKYLKIEKDGLVTGRSEAVGSMEQWEPMFQDDKMALLSETGFFMSIDPEDDACVALRKKVTDHEICSIRCNAQRDAVEDDEPKEEKGDLSQVEKNYVKKFQKFQDKRLRINQNDVKELEMAKEHGTLHEALLDRRSKMKADRYCK; encoded by the exons GAAGGCCAAAAAGCATAAACGCGACAAAGAGCAGAAAGCTAAAGAGAATACGAAAAAACGTAAAACTGAAATAGATGAAGATGCGCTCCGTCATGGGGGCTGGTGGCTTACGAAAAATACACCCGAAATAACAGGAACAGTGGCTATTGAATTTGGAGACCGTACCTATTTGAAAGCATTGGATAATGGACTCTTTACTTTAGGGACACCGCATAGTGAGGGTGAAGGTCCAGATCCTGAAGAAATTTTTACAGCTTTTCCAATAAACGATGCAAAAATATCAATTAAATCTGGATATGGGAAATATTTGAAAATAGAGAAGGACGGTTTGGTAACGGGGCGTTCTGAGGCCGTTGGCAGTATGGAACAATGGGAGCCGATGTTTCAG GATGACAAAATGGCATTATTGTCAGAAACAGGATTTTTTATGTCAATTGATCCGGAAGACGATGCTTGTGTAGCATTGCGCAAAAAGGTTACGGACCACGAGATTTGCAGTATACGTTGCAACGCACAACGTGACGCTGTTGAGGATGATGAACCTAAAGAAGAAAAGGGCGATTTATCACAAGTTGAAAAAAATTATGT aaaaaagtttcaaaagttTCAAGATAAGAGACTACGTATCAATCAGAATGACGTTAAGGAGCTTGAGATGGCAAAGGAGCATGGTACCTTGCATGAAGCCTTACTGGATCGCCGCAGTAAAATGAAGGCCGATAGATATTGCAAATGA
- the FRG1 gene encoding protein FRG1 homolog isoform X1 — MKLIRSLGRMSAYDNVRAGKLVLKGEKPKKAKKHKRDKEQKAKENTKKRKTEIDEDALRHGGWWLTKNTPEITGTVAIEFGDRTYLKALDNGLFTLGTPHSEGEGPDPEEIFTAFPINDAKISIKSGYGKYLKIEKDGLVTGRSEAVGSMEQWEPMFQDDKMALLSETGFFMSIDPEDDACVALRKKVTDHEICSIRCNAQRDAVEDDEPKEEKGDLSQVEKNYVKKFQKFQDKRLRINQNDVKELEMAKEHGTLHEALLDRRSKMKADRYCK; from the exons ATGAAATTAATTAGATCTTTAGGTAGAATGTCTGCTTATGATAACGTTAGAGCTGGCAAACTAGTGCTGAAAGGAGAAAAACCGAA GAAGGCCAAAAAGCATAAACGCGACAAAGAGCAGAAAGCTAAAGAGAATACGAAAAAACGTAAAACTGAAATAGATGAAGATGCGCTCCGTCATGGGGGCTGGTGGCTTACGAAAAATACACCCGAAATAACAGGAACAGTGGCTATTGAATTTGGAGACCGTACCTATTTGAAAGCATTGGATAATGGACTCTTTACTTTAGGGACACCGCATAGTGAGGGTGAAGGTCCAGATCCTGAAGAAATTTTTACAGCTTTTCCAATAAACGATGCAAAAATATCAATTAAATCTGGATATGGGAAATATTTGAAAATAGAGAAGGACGGTTTGGTAACGGGGCGTTCTGAGGCCGTTGGCAGTATGGAACAATGGGAGCCGATGTTTCAG GATGACAAAATGGCATTATTGTCAGAAACAGGATTTTTTATGTCAATTGATCCGGAAGACGATGCTTGTGTAGCATTGCGCAAAAAGGTTACGGACCACGAGATTTGCAGTATACGTTGCAACGCACAACGTGACGCTGTTGAGGATGATGAACCTAAAGAAGAAAAGGGCGATTTATCACAAGTTGAAAAAAATTATGT aaaaaagtttcaaaagttTCAAGATAAGAGACTACGTATCAATCAGAATGACGTTAAGGAGCTTGAGATGGCAAAGGAGCATGGTACCTTGCATGAAGCCTTACTGGATCGCCGCAGTAAAATGAAGGCCGATAGATATTGCAAATGA
- the FRG1 gene encoding protein FRG1 homolog isoform X2 yields the protein MSRKAKKHKRDKEQKAKENTKKRKTEIDEDALRHGGWWLTKNTPEITGTVAIEFGDRTYLKALDNGLFTLGTPHSEGEGPDPEEIFTAFPINDAKISIKSGYGKYLKIEKDGLVTGRSEAVGSMEQWEPMFQDDKMALLSETGFFMSIDPEDDACVALRKKVTDHEICSIRCNAQRDAVEDDEPKEEKGDLSQVEKNYVKKFQKFQDKRLRINQNDVKELEMAKEHGTLHEALLDRRSKMKADRYCK from the exons GAAGGCCAAAAAGCATAAACGCGACAAAGAGCAGAAAGCTAAAGAGAATACGAAAAAACGTAAAACTGAAATAGATGAAGATGCGCTCCGTCATGGGGGCTGGTGGCTTACGAAAAATACACCCGAAATAACAGGAACAGTGGCTATTGAATTTGGAGACCGTACCTATTTGAAAGCATTGGATAATGGACTCTTTACTTTAGGGACACCGCATAGTGAGGGTGAAGGTCCAGATCCTGAAGAAATTTTTACAGCTTTTCCAATAAACGATGCAAAAATATCAATTAAATCTGGATATGGGAAATATTTGAAAATAGAGAAGGACGGTTTGGTAACGGGGCGTTCTGAGGCCGTTGGCAGTATGGAACAATGGGAGCCGATGTTTCAG GATGACAAAATGGCATTATTGTCAGAAACAGGATTTTTTATGTCAATTGATCCGGAAGACGATGCTTGTGTAGCATTGCGCAAAAAGGTTACGGACCACGAGATTTGCAGTATACGTTGCAACGCACAACGTGACGCTGTTGAGGATGATGAACCTAAAGAAGAAAAGGGCGATTTATCACAAGTTGAAAAAAATTATGT aaaaaagtttcaaaagttTCAAGATAAGAGACTACGTATCAATCAGAATGACGTTAAGGAGCTTGAGATGGCAAAGGAGCATGGTACCTTGCATGAAGCCTTACTGGATCGCCGCAGTAAAATGAAGGCCGATAGATATTGCAAATGA